In the Oncorhynchus nerka isolate Pitt River linkage group LG2, Oner_Uvic_2.0, whole genome shotgun sequence genome, one interval contains:
- the si:dkey-81j8.6 gene encoding serine/threonine-protein kinase 10 isoform X3 — protein sequence MLELERGLSEQQISEVCCQTLQALCYLHQHHIIHRDLKAGNILLTMEGHVKLADFGVSAKNIHTLQKRATFIGTPYWMAPEVIQCETSKENPYGPKADVWSLGVTLIEAAEMEPPHHSLNPMRVLLKITKSPPPTLSNPRLWSSHFQDFLRRALQKNPEARWGAQQLLAHPFPCAGRDGRALKELIAEAKAEVMEETASLIDHGGSLDEDTIVGSDGGTAQSEKGQEEETMQVPEKPQEGPSIIQAGMSPPPPPPNPDPVSSSTPVKDGGTAGTRVETPNTDRARKLARRLSVWEPGTFLSFLTTGSRRCKSGLWGDTLSNPANQTQQNKEDSPTGQSEEQEVTHPAGERDAGDAEKDLCENVGRGSLEGGITQPIPETNDTGDDAEEKVEGQKKEKDEISNDCEAQDLDLEVVSSSEQEIVGIHTDMNQNSTNDSVGDALDSDNKQPITEAQCSVKEIGILKSETNNDTKHRVEEAPRQLVHKQSPLVIALSLEMPRPSTKERGETQHSVLDFLDLSTHNHFKLATSGKAEEETKQSKDEMTEGTKEEIQKERGEEEQEQDKDEKILEENELHAKRDEEAEHEGSMVEERDKMQINKEGIQDKTYVEEEQEVKVELKTSKGETSNCPDIEKTPDKGMDLKEHEASPEMEDGESKSDIEETVQSEQTGEIQTETEKQRSESTMEVETSEKEKSLRADTEDKILDIKVTECENVERAEDRTVGKDEQSKEEDLGLESDDIVIIQAQESNMIIKQEPKEERNKQEDSKGEEKMTDPPTGEPMMRVNLTLESNSGREEGGKEEGGKKLEEGGKEEEAGQTQLNILTEQSSTRSQGTTTDTVHLNSASNGNWHQVTDNKPKMAAIDDQADMTEKDNSTMTVSTMSRPVEELIHNRKTVKRTRKFMVDGREVSVTTSKVLKETDGKERRMRSARRQELQALKLLQREEQREYSQMEQRLQQQREMMFRQIAQEMTSKKQYYDGELERVEKQYVQQSSRMETEHTARLREDARRLKSQQERELNRKAAVLKAQPREVHRFARKHTHAQHAHTHTHTYTPTHTQRALGISCFLLCSSQEARYLQKQQQELNETLQKGVQEHKRKVASMEWDITVKTQQLKRARESVIWEMEQRHLQEKYHLFKQQVKEQYSLQRQQLTKRHSKDTDRASQFHRALLDEQRAQQAQERTQLQRAQRTEAKARLAHFKQELKTLGLSGQEHRQRLTLFMSEEEGIQRAERQSLQQVHEGQLREVQEQCDGNMTELQELQNEKLQLLVDMEKKKIRRLEDEHTLELNEWKDKLACRKEVLEEDLARRRREKEGAKRRGSEPESRFAPRRSRFFSSLNFS from the exons ATGTTAG AGCTGGAGCGGGGCCTGTCTGAGCAGCAGATCAGTGAGGTATGCTGTCAGACCCTGCAGGCTCTGTGCTACCTCCACCAGCACCACATCATCCATAGAGACCTGAAGGCAGGCAACATCCTCCTCACCATGGAGGGACACGTCAAACTGG CCGACTTCGGAGTGTCTGCCAAAAACATACACACCCTCCAGAAAAGAGCCACTTTCATTGGAACCCCTTACTG GATGGCTCCAGAGGTGATCCAGTGTGAGACCTCCAAGGAGAACCCGTATGGCCCCAAGGCGGATGTCTGGTCCCTGGGCGTGACGCTGATCGAGGCTGCAGAGATGGAGCCCCCTCACCACTCACTCAACCCTATGAGGGTCCTGCTCAAGATCACCAAGtcccccccacccaccctcaGCAACCCACGCCTCTG GTCCTCCCATTTCCAGGACTTCCTGCGGAGAGCGCTGCAGAAGAACCCTGAGGCCCGGTGGGGAGCCCAGCAGCTCCTGGCACACCCCTTCCCCTGCGCTGGACGGGATGGTCGAGCCCTGAAGGAACTCATCGCCGAGGCCAAGGCTGAGGTGATGGAGGAGACAGCG TCCCTGATCGACCATGGGGGCTCTCTAGACGAGGACACGATTGTGGGGTCGGATGGAGGGACTGCCCAGTCTGAGAAGGGGCAGGAAGAAGAGACAATGCAGGTACCAGAGAAACCTCAGGAGGGCCCATCTATCATACAGGCTGGTATGagtccaccaccacctccacccaaccctgacccagtctcttcctccaccCCAGTGAAAGATGGGGGCACCGCTGGGACCAGGGTGGAGACTCCCAACACGGACAGGGCCAGAAAGTTGGCCAGGCGTCTGTCGGTCTGGGAGCCAGggacctttctctcctttctgacCACCGGGTCTCGGCGCTGCAAGTCCGGTCTCTGGGGAGACACACTCTCAAATCCAGCCAATCAGACCCAACAGAACAAGGAGGACAGtcccactggccaatcagaagaGCAGGAAGTGACACatccagcaggagagagagatgcaggggatGCGGAGAAGGATCTGTGTGAGAATGTTGGGAGGGGCAGCTTGGAGGGAGGGATCACTCAACCCATCCCTGAAACAAATGACACAGGAGATGATGCAGAAGAAAAGGTTGAGGGGCAGAAAAAAGAGAAGGATGAAATTTCAAATGACTGTGAGGCCCAAGACCTTGACCTGGAAGTGGTTTCTTCTTCTGAACAGGAAATAGTAGGCATCCACACTGATATGAACCAAAACAGTACCAATGACTCTGTTGGTGATGCACTTGACTCAGACAATAAACAACCAATTACTGAGGCTCAATGTTCAGTTAAGGAAATTGGTATCCTTAAATCAGAAACAAATAATGATACTAAGCATAGGGTAGAAGAAGCTCCTCGCCAGTTAGTGCACAAACAAAGTCCACTGGTTATAGCCTTGTCTTTGGAAATGCCCCGCCCATCcacaaaagagagaggagaaacccAGCACTCAGTGCTAGACTTTCTGGATCTCTCCACTCATAACCACTTCAAGCTGGCCACCAGTGGGAAAGCTGAGGAAGAGACAAAACAGAGCAAAGACGAGATGACGGAAGGGACCAAGGAGGAAATacaaaaggagaggggagaggaggagcaggagcaggacaagGATGAGAAGATTTTAGAAGAGAACGAACTACATGCTAAGAGAGATGAAGAGGCAGAGCACGAGGGGAGTATGGTAGAAGAAAGGGATAAGATGCAGATAAATAAAGAAGGAATACAAGACAAGACATATGTAGAAGAAGAACAGGAGGTCAAGGTGGAGTTAAAGACAAGCAAGGGAGAGACAAGCAACTGTCCAGACATTGAGAAAACTCCAGACAAAGGAATGGACTTAAAAGAACATGAAGCAAGTCCTGAAATGGAGGACGGAGAATCTAAGAGTGATATTGAAGAGACTGTACAATCAGAACAAACAGGAGAAATACAGACTGAAACAGAGAAGCAAAGAAGTGAATCAACAATGGAAGTTGAGACCAGTGAGAAGGAGAAGAGTTTGAGGGCAGACACAGAAGATAAAATCCTTGATATCAAAGTGACTGAATGTGAAAatgtagagagagcagaggacagaACAGTGGGAAAAGATGAACAGAGTAAAGAGGAGGACCTTGGATTAGAAAGTGATGACATTGTGATTATCCAAGCACAAGAATCCAATATGATCATAAAGCAGGAACCGAAAGAAGAGAGAAACAAACAAGAAGACAGtaagggagaagagaagatgacTGACCCCCCAACTGGAGAACCTATGATGAGGGTAAACTTGACCTTGGAGTCAAAtagtgggagggaggaaggagggaaagaggaaggagggaagaagCTGGAGGAAGGAGgtaaggaggaggaggcaggtcaGACCCAATTAAACATATTGACCGAACAGAGCTCAACTAGATCTCAGGGAACAACTACAGACACAGTACACCTGAACTCAGCATCAAATGGAAACTGGCACCAAGTGACAGACAATAAACCCAAGATGGCTGCCATTGATGACCAAGCTGACATGACAGAGAAAGACAACTCAACAATGACAGTCTCAACAATGTCAAGACCTGTAGAG GAGTTGATCCATAACAGGAAGACGGTCAAAAGGACCCGGAAGTTCATGGTGGACGGCCGAGAGGTCAGCGTCACCACGTCAAAGGTCCTGAAAGAGACCGATGGGAAAGAGCGGCGCATGCGGTCTGCCAG GCGCCAGGAGCTGCAGGCTTTAAAGCTCCTtcagagggaggagcagagagagtacTCCCAGATGGAGCAGCGGCTGcagcaacagagagagatgatgttCCGACAGATCGCCCAGGAGATGACA AGCAAGAAGCAGTATTACGACGGTGAGCTGGAGCGGGTAGAAAAGCAGTATGTTCAGCAGAGCAGCCGCATGGAGACAGAGCACACAGCCAGGCTCAGAGAGGACGCACGCAGACTCAAGAGCCAGCAGGAGCGAGAGCTGAACCGCAAGGCTGCTGTACTGAAGGCTCAACCCAGAGAAGTACACCGATTcgcacgcaaacacacgcacgcacaacatgcacacacacacacacacacttacacaccaacacacacacagagagccctTGGTATATCTTGTTTCCTCTTGTGTTCATCCCAGGAAGCGCGTTActtgcagaagcagcagcaggagctcAATGAGACGCTCCAGAAAGGAGTCCAGGAACACAAGAGGAAGGTGGCCTCTATGGAGTGGGATATCACTGTCAAGACCCAGCAGCTTAAGAGAg CCCGGGAATCAGTAATTTGGGAGATGGAGCAACGTCATCTGCAGGAGAAGTACCATCTCTTCAAGCAGCAGGtgaaggagcagtattcactgcAAAGACAACAGCTTACCAAGAGGCACAGCAAA GATACAGATAGGGCGTCCCAGTTCCATCGGGCATTGCTGGATGAGCAGAGGGCCCAACAGGCCCAGGAGAGGACCCAGCTCCAGCGAGCCCAGCGCACCGAGGCCAAGGCCAGGCTGGCCCACTTCAAGCAAGAGTTGAAGACACTGGGCCTGAGTGGGCAAGAGCACAGGCAGCGCCTCACACTG tttaTGTCGGAGGAGGAGGGCATTCAGCGAGCTGAGAGGCAGAGTTTGCAGCAGGTCCATGAGGGCCAGCTGAGGGAGGTGCAGGAGCAGTGTGACGGCAATATGACTGAACTCCAGGAGCTGcag aatgAGAAACTGCAGCTGTTAGTTGATATGGAGAAGAAGAAGATTCGGAGACTGGAGGATGAACACACTCTAGAGCTGAACGAGTGGAAAGACAAGCTGGCCTGCAGGAAAGAG gTGTTGGAGGAAGACCTGGCTCGccggaggagagagaaggagggagcgaAGAGACGGGGGAGTGAGCCTGAGTCCCGGTTTGCACCTCGACGCTCACGATTCTTCTCAAGCCTCAACTTCTCTTAA